Genomic segment of Labrys wisconsinensis:
ATGCTGTCGCGCCGCTTCGGCGTCAGCCGCGCGCCGCTGCGCGAGGCGGTCTGGCGGCTGGAGAAGCGAGGCCTGCTGGTGCGCCCGCCGCGCCAGAGGGCGCGAGTCGTCACCGTCTCGACGTCCCAGGTCGAGCAGATATTCCTTCTCCGCGAGGTGGTCGAAGGACTGGCCGCCCGCGAGGCCGCGAGACACATCACCGCCGATGAGATCGCCTCGATGCGGGCAGCCCTGCGCCGGCAGGCGGAGCAGTCCGCGGCCGGCGGCACCGGCTCCGACCTTCGCAGCGAGCCCGACAACGACTTCCACTTCGCGATCGCGATCGCGAGCCGGAACGAGTTCGTGATCAAGTTCCTGCGCGACGACTATCACGCCCTCATCGAGCTCTGCCGCCGGCGCCAGCGGCGCGACCCGCACCGGTCCGCGCGCT
This window contains:
- a CDS encoding GntR family transcriptional regulator, whose amino-acid sequence is MSTHRSIEISDEAGEDEAWEPAAASIYAQLQEEILDGLLPPGTVISEVMLSRRFGVSRAPLREAVWRLEKRGLLVRPPRQRARVVTVSTSQVEQIFLLREVVEGLAAREAARHITADEIASMRAALRRQAEQSAAGGTGSDLRSEPDNDFHFAIAIASRNEFVIKFLRDDYHALIELCRRRQRRDPHRSARSFVEHSRIVDALEDRDADLAELQMRRHIENARRVLVERAVDLPAPDAGATGARRKSRSIGLADPEDGSRI